The genomic window CGGCTGCAAGGACACGCCGGTAGTTGTTCGTATTTGGCATTGTAGCCATTCAAGATGGAGAAACGACAGAGCGTGCTGTACCGTCCGTTCCGTGCCGGGATGCCGAGTTGTGATACCTTGCGAGGTCGAACCGGTCTGAAAGTGACACTTCGGCCTCGACTTGCAAATCAACTCTGTCCTTGGGCGTCTGGCTTGCCCTACTCGCGCCGTAATACATCGACGAGAGCACCATCCACGCTGCCACGGCACGCCTTCGCCATGTGTCTCCACTCGGTGGTCCCCCCAATTGTTGCTCCACGCATCTCGTTGCCTCTCACAGAGTCACGGCCCATCCATGGTCTGCACCAACCGGCACCATATTAGTTTCTGGCGTTGGCCAGCCTCCAAACTCTTTTATCTGTCCACTCTGATTCGTGCCGTCCAATTTTCATCCCGGATCTGATGGATCCAAAAGTCTTGGCTGGACCATTTTCTTGCAAGCACCAACCTTCTAAACGTCAAAGTGCGTGCATGCATAATAATTCGTAATCGCCAGCagattgtttttttttttctctcgtCGTCCTTCTCCATATCCTGGTCTCTTTCAGTCCCAACTTTCCCTTCCCATTCACCACCGACGGATCAGGACGCCTGAAGCCGTGGTTGCCCTTGCGTCACTTCGCAAAGAGCCGCACCACTCAGACAGCACTTGCGACCGGGAGACCATTGAGACCCATTCCGATTCTCCGGGCTGAGACCCGCCCCGCTGGTTTGTCGActttgtttttgtttctgaGCTTTCTGTGGTCCATCGGCGGTCCCGTCCCCTGGCCTCGCCCATCTCGCCTGCAGGAGTGACGACACATTTTTGCCTCTGAACGTCGAATCAAGCATCTGCTGCATCTGTCTCGACTCCGCGATACCCGTCCGTGCCAACTCGTTTGTTGCGATATCATTCTTGTCGTCTTAAACCGAAGGACGACATCGCTTGCCAAGACCAATTAGAGTCTGCGCCGATTCATTTGTTGGGCAGAGTGAACGCCGTTTTCCTGTTTCCCATTTCGACAGAAGAGTCCCTCTGCATGTATCCTACCGCCGTCCTCTCCGGCTCGAGATCGATtggccggcgccgagtcAGCACTACCTCACGGCCGACTCTGCCGGgaaagcagcagcaacctTCCTTGCGCTTCACGCCAGGACCTTGGACGTGACTAGGTCTCCTAGGTTCAGGAATTTGCGGCCGAAAAGAACTCTTCCGAATCCCGACAAATACACCACCCATTCAGCCCGTCCTTGGTCGCGCAAACCACCACCAGGATGGCTTGGGAGCAACTTGATATCACCAAGCCGCACTTGGTGTATATCATTCTTGGTGGCTTTACATCGCTGTTCATGCTCTGCTCTTCCTTCATCAAAGAGCGCATGTATATTGGTGAAGCTACCGTTGCTACATTATGCGGTGTCATCTTTGGACCTCACGTTGCCAATCTTATTGACCCCAATTCTTGGGGCAATACCGATATTGTCACCGTTGAATTCTCTCGTATTGTCCTCGTCGTTCAGTGTTTCGCCGTCGGTGTTGAACTTCCAAAATTTTACATGGAGAAGCACTGGAAATCCGTCATTTTCCTTCTAGTCCCGGTCATGACCGTAGGATGGCTTCTTACCAGCTTATTTGTATGGTGGATGATGCCGGGTCTGAACTGGCTTGACTCTCTCGTTGTTGCAGCATGCGTAACTGCTACTGACCCTGTTCTGGCCTCATCCGTTGTTGGTAAAGGCAAGTTTGCGAAACGGGTCCCGAAGCATTTGCGAGATCTTCTCTCTGCCGAGTCCGGGTGCAATGATGGCATGGCGTTCCCCTTCATCTACCTGTCTCTCTTTCTCATCCAATACAACAGAAATGCCGGAGAAGTCAGTTTTCACTTTGTCGTCTATGTCGTTTTGTACGAGTGCATCTTTGGCGCTGTCTATGGCTTCCTTATTGGCTACATTGCTCGTCACGGCATCAAGTATGCCGAGTCCCACGATTTGATCGACCGCGAAAGCTTTCTTGTCTTCTACTTTGTCGTAGCCCTGTTCTGCGCTGGCTCGGGCAGTATTCTCGGCGTGGACGATCTCTTGGTTGGCTTTGCAGCCGGTGTCGGCTTTTCCAACGACGGATGGTTTGGGGAAAAGACGGAGGAGTCACATGTGTCCAACGTTATTGACTTGCTGCTCAACTTGACTTACTTTGTTTATTTCGGCACCATTATTCCCTGGGAACAGTACAACGACGGTGCATTCGGTATGGCAGCGTGGCGTCTCGTCGTTATTGCCATatttgttcttcttttccgcCGCATTCCCATCATGATGGCACTCAAACCATTCATACCCGATGTTAAGAATTGGAGAGAGGCGCTCTTTGCAGGACATTTTGGCCCCATAGGCGTCGGCGCGATCTTTGTCGCCATTCTTGCACGAGCGGAATTGGAGCATGATGAGCCAGTGCCTTTGGGAGAATTGCCTCCACCAAGTGCACCTCATTTTGCTCTTATCTACCTTGTATGGCCTATTGTGACGTTTCTCGTCATCTCGTCCATTCTCATCCATGGGTCGTCAATAGCCGTCTTCACTCTAGGAAAGCGGATCAACACCTTGACGCTGACCATGTCATACACTGCGGCTCCAGATGATGGCCCTTCGTGGATGAACAGGTTGCCCAGAATATCATCGCAGTCTaggtccatggccaagacCATGTCAGAGACCTCGCTTGATGATCTCAAAGATCCAGAGTTTCCACCTGGCACACTTGCTCCACCAACGGGATTCTTGCGCCGGCAGAGAGACGAGGAGGGACATAGTCGATCAGGCAGTCGTGCCTCCTCACTTGTATCCAGGAAACGAAAACACAAAAAGTGGGATGATGGAATTGGGCCTGGAGGACCGATCAGCCAGTCAGCCATCTTCCCTAACAGACCTTCGCAAACCGAGGCATCAGAGAAGGAgccatcgtcgccaacgcGGGAGACTACTGACTCTACCATGTTCTCCGACGAGCAACGTACTGAGAAGCAGGGTGAAACGGATGAGCACGGTGAATCTCCTCGTGATCACTCACCTCAAATTAATGTTTATGATGAAGGCAGCCATCTTGTGTTTGAGAACGAAGATGGCGACGTGATCGACATGCAGCCTACTCCGCAAGGGGAACAGGAGCGAAAttcgaagacgaagaaagaagaccaaCCTGCCAGTTCCAAACCAGAGGGTGAAGCATCGTCTAGCTGGCGACATGGAGGTTGGCGTCGTAAGATGAGCGAATATTACACGTCGGAACtggagaagcgcaaggacAAAGGCAAGAGCGATCGTCGACATGAGCCAGCCCGTGCCTACCAATTTGGCAACACCGTAAGTTCCCTGCGCCAATTCCATGctttgtgtgtgtgtttggTGGCGGCCACTGACCCTTTTGCTTTAGATTAttgtcgaggatgaagacggcgaggtcgTCAAGACCTACGAGCTGCCTTCGTCCAAGCCTGACGGGCAGGAGAGCGATCTGATTGGTGCAAGCCTCAAGTATCTTGGCCTCGGTGCTCGCGCCCGTCCAAGCGAAAAAAATACTGCCGCTGCAGCGGAAGAAGGCCAGGCAGGCGTCGAATCATCAAACAAGGCGCAATTCAAAcctggctgggctggctTTGGTCAACGTGGTGACGGGGTTAGGCGCAAAAGCGTCGCCCAACAACAGcaggatgacgacgacgataagAAAATCAGATTCACCATTGGCGGTGTTGGTAGGCGCA from Metarhizium brunneum chromosome 2, complete sequence includes these protein-coding regions:
- the NHA1 gene encoding Na(+)/H(+) antiporter; its protein translation is MAWEQLDITKPHLVYIILGGFTSLFMLCSSFIKERMYIGEATVATLCGVIFGPHVANLIDPNSWGNTDIVTVEFSRIVLVVQCFAVGVELPKFYMEKHWKSVIFLLVPVMTVGWLLTSLFVWWMMPGLNWLDSLVVAACVTATDPVLASSVVGKGKFAKRVPKHLRDLLSAESGCNDGMAFPFIYLSLFLIQYNRNAGEVSFHFVVYVVLYECIFGAVYGFLIGYIARHGIKYAESHDLIDRESFLVFYFVVALFCAGSGSILGVDDLLVGFAAGVGFSNDGWFGEKTEESHVSNVIDLLLNLTYFVYFGTIIPWEQYNDGAFGMAAWRLVVIAIFVLLFRRIPIMMALKPFIPDVKNWREALFAGHFGPIGVGAIFVAILARAELEHDEPVPLGELPPPSAPHFALIYLVWPIVTFLVISSILIHGSSIAVFTLGKRINTLTLTMSYTAAPDDGPSWMNRLPRISSQSRSMAKTMSETSLDDLKDPEFPPGTLAPPTGFLRRQRDEEGHSRSGSRASSLVSRKRKHKKWDDGIGPGGPISQSAIFPNRPSQTEASEKEPSSPTRETTDSTMFSDEQRTEKQGETDEHGESPRDHSPQINVYDEGSHLVFENEDGDVIDMQPTPQGEQERNSKTKKEDQPASSKPEGEASSSWRHGGWRRKMSEYYTSELEKRKDKGKSDRRHEPARAYQFGNTIIVEDEDGEVVKTYELPSSKPDGQESDLIGASLKYLGLGARARPSEKNTAAAAEEGQAGVESSNKAQFKPGWAGFGQRGDGVRRKSVAQQQQDDDDDKKIRFTIGGVGRRMTKEDFIREVQKLDAGTRNEVIDQSTASNALKSIARQDAPVEPKITQSQRPVPVIREHDSESGSGSGSGSSNGESSRAAEKRSVSMSPTRKQPQVTEPPRGRRDHPSEEQGETSVERRRRLAVLTRQAEDDDKGNDDTGETPAERRRRQAALGMGGPAAEEDSDSEDEGTERVPPARKGIRFAEPQRKAT